From one Candidatus Sulfotelmatobacter sp. genomic stretch:
- a CDS encoding branched-chain amino acid ABC transporter permease, with the protein MHILGLFTVPQLLDQLVNGITLGMLYILVALGLNIILGLMGVINFSHGAFFMLGAYVMYTLSPRLGFWPAIPVAALLVGLLGMAFESTLIRPLYRRLPEYTLLLTFGTALIFTEVVRRIWGDDAVRVSTPAYMPDSISLGSVQFPFYRDFLLVIITIVILAVVWLLLNKTNIGIIIRAGTRDAEMVKILGINMPLMFTFVFGIGSFMAGLAGALAAPIYAVQPQLASQWIVLTFVIVIVGGIGSFWGAIVGGLLIGIVSSLVALIWAPAVDLSGFLIMGIILLIRPRGLFGVEGLFE; encoded by the coding sequence ATTCACATCCTCGGACTGTTCACCGTTCCGCAGCTGCTCGATCAGCTCGTCAACGGCATCACCCTCGGAATGCTCTACATCCTGGTCGCCCTGGGGCTGAACATCATCCTGGGGCTCATGGGGGTGATCAACTTCTCCCACGGCGCCTTCTTCATGCTCGGCGCGTACGTCATGTACACGCTCTCGCCGCGGCTGGGCTTCTGGCCGGCGATTCCGGTCGCCGCCTTGCTGGTCGGGTTGCTCGGGATGGCGTTCGAATCGACGCTGATCCGCCCGCTCTACCGGCGCTTGCCGGAGTACACCCTGCTGCTGACGTTCGGGACGGCCTTGATCTTCACCGAGGTCGTCCGCCGTATCTGGGGCGACGACGCCGTACGCGTGAGCACGCCGGCGTACATGCCGGACTCGATCTCGCTGGGCAGCGTGCAGTTTCCGTTCTACCGGGACTTCCTGCTGGTCATCATCACGATCGTCATCCTGGCGGTCGTGTGGCTGCTGCTGAACAAGACCAACATCGGCATCATCATCCGCGCCGGCACCCGTGACGCCGAGATGGTCAAGATCCTCGGCATCAACATGCCGCTGATGTTCACCTTCGTGTTCGGCATCGGCTCGTTCATGGCGGGCCTGGCCGGGGCGCTGGCGGCGCCGATCTACGCGGTGCAGCCGCAGCTGGCCTCGCAGTGGATCGTGCTGACCTTCGTCATCGTCATCGTGGGCGGAATCGGCTCGTTCTGGGGCGCGATCGTCGGCGGCTTGCTGATCGGCATCGTCAGCAGTCTGGTGGCGCTGATCTGGGCACCGGCCGTCGACCTGAGCGGCTTCCTCATCATGGGCATCATCCTGCTGATCCGCCCGCGCGGCTTGTTCGGCGTCGAGGGGCTGTTCGAATGA
- a CDS encoding tetratricopeptide repeat protein, with product MTVGPWAKQWHARTAALTRVEAQLARSPDDVGLRLERAQLLEDLGLREDSAAAYVHVLVAHPWHYEAMMRLGALFATGGKADGARAVFHEATVHHPDRPAPYASLGNVLLDLGDAPGARAAFEAALGVDPGHLEAHRGLAIIFERAGDIAAADRAWRAGFPDGSIAISPFRGPNEPVRVLLVTSAIGGNIPLQHVLDDRVFQWATLIAESYVPTMTLPPHGVVFNAIGDHDRCARALEHADQLLERVDVDVINPPARVRGSGRADNADRLAALTGVVVPRVVAFARDALTAPDAVRTLAAHGFEWPLLVRSPGYHTGEHFELIATAADLAAAVQALPGEELLAISYLDTRRADGAWAKYRVMFIDGELYPLHLAISREWKVHYFTAAMSEEQAFRDEERAFLEDMAGTLGAPAVAMLREIGEALGLEYAGVDFAFDPQGRLAIFEANATMVILPPKDDPRFAYRKAPVQRALDAVRAMIIRRANAGAARLQFS from the coding sequence GTGACCGTCGGCCCCTGGGCCAAGCAGTGGCACGCCCGCACGGCGGCCCTGACGCGCGTCGAAGCGCAGCTGGCGCGCTCGCCGGACGACGTCGGTCTGCGCCTGGAGCGGGCGCAGTTGCTCGAAGACCTGGGGCTGCGTGAGGACTCCGCGGCCGCCTACGTGCACGTGCTGGTCGCGCATCCGTGGCACTACGAGGCGATGATGCGGCTGGGCGCGCTGTTCGCGACCGGCGGCAAAGCCGACGGCGCGCGGGCGGTGTTCCACGAAGCGACGGTCCATCACCCGGACCGCCCCGCGCCGTACGCCTCGCTGGGCAACGTGCTCCTCGATCTGGGCGACGCGCCCGGGGCCCGGGCGGCCTTCGAGGCAGCGCTCGGCGTCGACCCGGGCCACCTCGAGGCGCACCGCGGGCTGGCGATCATCTTCGAGCGCGCCGGCGACATCGCGGCGGCCGATCGCGCCTGGCGGGCGGGGTTCCCCGACGGCTCGATCGCGATCTCGCCGTTTCGCGGGCCCAACGAGCCGGTGCGAGTGCTGCTGGTGACCTCGGCGATCGGCGGCAACATCCCGCTGCAGCACGTGCTCGACGACCGCGTCTTCCAATGGGCCACGCTGATCGCCGAGTCGTACGTCCCGACCATGACGCTGCCGCCGCACGGCGTCGTGTTCAACGCGATCGGCGACCACGACCGCTGCGCCCGCGCCCTCGAGCACGCCGACCAGCTGCTCGAACGCGTCGACGTCGACGTCATCAACCCGCCGGCCCGCGTGCGCGGCTCCGGCCGTGCCGACAACGCGGACCGGCTCGCCGCGCTGACCGGCGTGGTGGTGCCGCGCGTGGTCGCTTTCGCGCGCGACGCGCTGACCGCGCCCGACGCCGTCCGGACGCTGGCCGCGCACGGCTTCGAGTGGCCGCTGCTGGTGCGCAGCCCGGGTTACCACACCGGCGAGCACTTCGAGCTGATCGCGACGGCGGCCGACCTCGCCGCCGCCGTGCAGGCGTTGCCGGGCGAGGAGCTGCTGGCGATCTCGTACCTGGACACGCGGCGCGCCGACGGCGCCTGGGCCAAGTACCGGGTGATGTTCATCGACGGCGAGCTCTACCCGCTGCACCTGGCGATCTCGCGCGAGTGGAAAGTCCACTACTTCACCGCCGCGATGAGCGAAGAGCAGGCCTTCCGCGACGAGGAGCGCGCCTTCCTCGAGGACATGGCGGGGACGCTGGGCGCTCCCGCGGTGGCGATGCTGCGCGAGATCGGCGAGGCGCTGGGGCTCGAGTACGCCGGCGTCGACTTCGCCTTCGACCCGCAGGGGCGCCTGGCGATCTTCGAGGCCAACGCGACGATGGTGATCTTGCCGCCCAAGGACGATCCGCGCTTCGCCTACCGCAAGGCGCCGGTCCAGCGCGCGCTCGACGCGGTCCGGGCGATGATCATCCGCCGCGCCAACGCCGGTGCGGCTCGCCTGCAGTTCTCCTAA
- a CDS encoding metal-sulfur cluster assembly factor gives MVTPETVREALTEVLDPELNLGILDLGLVYDVACEGPEGQEVTVVMTLTSPMCPVGPMFKQAVQSKVEGVVGVKSANVEITFNPPWDPRTMASEDVKLALGIW, from the coding sequence ATGGTCACCCCCGAAACGGTCCGCGAGGCGCTGACCGAGGTCCTCGACCCCGAACTCAACCTGGGCATCCTCGACCTGGGCCTGGTCTACGACGTCGCTTGCGAGGGCCCGGAGGGCCAAGAGGTCACCGTCGTCATGACGCTGACCTCGCCGATGTGTCCGGTCGGCCCGATGTTCAAGCAGGCGGTGCAGAGCAAAGTCGAAGGCGTCGTCGGCGTGAAGTCGGCCAACGTCGAGATCACGTTCAACCCGCCGTGGGACCCGCGCACGATGGCGTCCGAAGACGTGAAGCTGGCGCTCGGCATCTGGTGA
- a CDS encoding branched-chain amino acid ABC transporter permease, which translates to MKPRSRLSAVLLHPLLWTALLFVALPFVAGANPFAGQWSGFVGIGTTMVIFALFAGGFNLLFGHVGELSFGHAMFFTIGAYVTALFANGFNVQIFGLTVQHAPTDNLLLALIFSLVAAVLWAWVLARLIVPRSSGIYFSMITLAFAQVVFFVTYEWSDLTGGEDGLQGIPRPTILGSHMLSETYHFYWFTAIVVFLALCVLYWIVSSPFGSVLHAIRENKQRARFLGYDVDKYRVNAFVLSAVFPAIAGWLWTYYQQAINPDAGSVEYSGNVVMMSMLGGMQTFLGPTLGASIYYEIQNNVSQLTKYWEAWIGIVFVFFVLVGPRGIMGLIDDIRQYGAGNTFRRLISRRARVETDVREERPLVDDAVGMDRVQ; encoded by the coding sequence ATGAAGCCACGGTCCCGGCTGTCCGCCGTCCTGCTGCACCCGCTGCTGTGGACGGCGCTGCTGTTCGTCGCGTTGCCCTTCGTCGCCGGCGCCAATCCGTTCGCGGGCCAGTGGAGCGGATTCGTCGGGATCGGCACGACGATGGTCATCTTCGCGCTCTTCGCGGGCGGCTTCAACTTGCTGTTCGGGCACGTCGGCGAGCTCTCGTTCGGCCACGCGATGTTCTTCACCATCGGCGCCTACGTGACGGCCCTGTTCGCCAACGGCTTCAACGTCCAGATTTTCGGCCTCACCGTGCAGCACGCGCCGACCGACAATCTGCTGCTGGCGCTGATCTTCTCGCTGGTGGCGGCGGTGCTGTGGGCCTGGGTGCTGGCGCGGCTGATCGTGCCGCGCTCGAGCGGCATCTACTTCTCGATGATCACGCTGGCGTTCGCACAGGTCGTCTTCTTCGTCACCTACGAGTGGAGCGACCTGACCGGCGGCGAGGACGGCCTGCAGGGCATTCCGCGGCCGACGATCCTCGGCTCGCACATGCTCAGCGAGACCTATCACTTCTACTGGTTCACGGCGATCGTCGTCTTCCTCGCGCTGTGCGTGCTGTACTGGATCGTCTCCTCGCCGTTCGGCAGCGTGCTGCACGCGATCCGCGAGAACAAGCAGCGCGCGCGCTTCCTGGGCTACGACGTCGACAAGTACCGCGTCAACGCGTTCGTCCTCTCCGCGGTCTTCCCGGCGATCGCCGGCTGGCTGTGGACCTACTACCAGCAGGCCATCAACCCCGACGCCGGCTCGGTCGAGTATTCCGGCAACGTCGTCATGATGTCGATGCTCGGCGGGATGCAGACGTTTCTGGGGCCGACGCTCGGCGCGTCGATCTACTACGAGATCCAGAACAACGTCTCGCAGCTCACCAAGTACTGGGAAGCCTGGATCGGCATCGTGTTCGTCTTCTTCGTACTGGTCGGACCGCGCGGGATCATGGGCCTGATCGACGACATCCGGCAATACGGGGCCGGCAACACGTTCCGGCGCCTGATCTCGCGGCGCGCGCGGGTCGAGACCGACGTTCGCGAAGAGCGGCCGCTGGTCGACGACGCGGTCGGCATGGACCGGGTGCAGTGA
- a CDS encoding ABC transporter ATP-binding protein has protein sequence MLLELDRVNAYYEKSHVLQDVSLEVGAGEVVALLGRNGSGRSTTCKAIMGLVAVRMGQIRFKGENVTNKTPFSLAQHGIAFVPEDRRIFPNLTVGENLRLAALAGRKGPWTEKRIYEYFAVLGERRDKPAKLSGGEQQMLAIARALVANPDIILLDEPMEGLAPLIARNVEDVVRSIRAEGNTILLIEQNAQVAMSLSDRGYVLSNGRIVGAGTIDQLRADEAMMQRYLAV, from the coding sequence ATGCTGCTTGAATTGGACCGGGTCAACGCGTACTACGAGAAGAGCCACGTGCTGCAGGACGTCTCGCTCGAGGTGGGCGCGGGCGAAGTCGTCGCGCTGCTCGGCCGCAACGGCTCGGGCCGCTCGACGACCTGCAAGGCCATCATGGGACTGGTCGCGGTGCGGATGGGCCAGATCCGCTTCAAGGGTGAGAACGTCACCAACAAGACGCCGTTCTCGCTGGCGCAGCACGGGATCGCGTTCGTCCCCGAGGACCGGCGCATCTTCCCGAACCTGACGGTCGGCGAGAACCTGCGGCTGGCGGCACTGGCCGGACGCAAAGGCCCGTGGACCGAGAAGCGCATCTACGAGTACTTCGCGGTGCTCGGCGAGCGGCGCGACAAGCCGGCGAAGCTCTCGGGCGGCGAGCAGCAGATGCTCGCGATCGCGCGCGCGCTGGTCGCCAACCCCGATATCATCCTGCTCGACGAGCCGATGGAAGGGCTCGCGCCGCTGATCGCACGCAACGTCGAGGACGTCGTGCGCTCGATCCGCGCCGAAGGCAACACGATCTTGTTGATCGAGCAGAACGCACAAGTCGCGATGAGCCTGTCGGACCGCGGCTACGTGCTCTCCAACGGCCGCATCGTCGGCGCGGGGACCATCGATCAGCTGCGCGCCGACGAAGCGATGATGCAGCGGTACTTGGCCGTGTGA
- a CDS encoding ABC transporter ATP-binding protein encodes MDYVFKTEGLTRRFSGFTAVNDVSIEIPTGGVRTIIGPNGAGKTTFFNLLSGMLPPSAGRIWFKDREITRLPSYQRARLGIARSFQITNIFAHLTVAENVRLAAQAVNDGKASFLFPSRRFAGIPATTERLLNDVGLWDARDTRAENLSHGDQRRLEIGLVLASDPPVLLLDEPLAGMSPTETHATVDLIQRVSPGRTILLVEHDIDVVMAISTTITVFQTGAVLAVGTPTEIRANEAVQRAYLGELV; translated from the coding sequence ATGGACTACGTCTTCAAGACCGAGGGGCTGACCCGCCGCTTCTCCGGCTTCACCGCCGTCAACGACGTCTCGATCGAGATTCCGACCGGAGGCGTGCGCACGATCATCGGACCGAACGGCGCCGGCAAGACGACCTTCTTCAACCTGCTCAGCGGGATGCTGCCGCCCTCGGCCGGCCGCATCTGGTTCAAGGACCGCGAGATCACGCGGCTGCCGTCCTATCAGCGCGCGCGGCTGGGCATCGCGCGCTCGTTCCAGATCACCAACATCTTCGCGCACCTGACGGTGGCCGAGAACGTCCGCCTGGCGGCGCAAGCCGTCAACGACGGGAAGGCCAGCTTCTTGTTTCCCTCGCGCCGCTTCGCCGGCATTCCGGCGACGACCGAGCGGCTTCTGAACGACGTCGGGTTGTGGGACGCGCGCGACACGCGCGCCGAGAACCTCTCGCACGGCGATCAGCGGCGGCTGGAGATCGGTCTGGTGCTGGCCAGCGATCCGCCGGTGCTGCTGCTCGACGAGCCGTTGGCCGGCATGTCGCCGACCGAGACGCACGCGACGGTCGACCTCATCCAGCGCGTTTCGCCCGGCCGCACGATCCTGCTCGTCGAGCACGACATCGACGTCGTCATGGCGATCTCGACGACGATCACCGTCTTCCAGACCGGCGCCGTGCTGGCGGTCGGAACGCCGACCGAGATCCGCGCCAACGAAGCCGTCCAACGCGCGTACCTGGGAGAGCTCGTATGA
- a CDS encoding TMEM175 family protein, which translates to MYRESLSHEERHLSTRLESFGDIVFGFSLSLSALQLSVPTHASDLGDHPIRWLLYGVTFALLVTYWLRYHRIMSVGFRPQQIDRTMLFAYLASISLLPYGLITFSRLMDGTALDEKAGFMFYALLVFAIAATGLVLEWRGLRRSYAVLDGALRERVWRAVVRSSLSAVIFALAIAIDAVNGVHWAWVPLVALPFANRLGGSRLRAIPERLFGRGTSAPSGVS; encoded by the coding sequence ATGTACCGCGAGAGCCTCAGCCACGAGGAACGTCACCTCAGCACGCGCCTCGAGTCGTTCGGCGACATCGTCTTCGGCTTCTCGCTCTCGCTGAGCGCGCTGCAGCTCAGCGTCCCCACCCACGCCAGCGACTTGGGAGACCATCCCATTCGCTGGCTGTTGTACGGCGTGACGTTCGCGCTGCTGGTGACGTACTGGCTGCGCTATCACCGCATCATGTCGGTCGGCTTTCGCCCGCAGCAGATCGACCGCACGATGCTGTTCGCCTACCTCGCCTCGATCTCGCTGCTTCCCTACGGGCTGATCACCTTCTCGCGTTTGATGGACGGCACGGCTTTGGACGAGAAGGCCGGCTTCATGTTCTACGCGCTGCTGGTGTTCGCCATCGCGGCCACCGGCCTGGTCCTCGAATGGCGGGGCCTGCGCCGCTCGTACGCGGTCCTCGACGGCGCGCTGCGCGAGCGCGTGTGGCGAGCCGTCGTGCGGTCGTCGCTCAGCGCGGTCATCTTCGCCCTGGCCATCGCGATCGACGCGGTGAACGGCGTCCATTGGGCGTGGGTGCCCCTGGTCGCGCTCCCGTTCGCCAACCGGCTGGGCGGCTCGCGGCTGCGGGCGATCCCCGAGCGCTTGTTCGGGCGCGGAACTTCCGCGCCGTCCGGTGTATCGTAG